In one window of Helianthus annuus cultivar XRQ/B chromosome 17, HanXRQr2.0-SUNRISE, whole genome shotgun sequence DNA:
- the LOC110923860 gene encoding uncharacterized protein LOC110923860 has product MDSFRPYLVRLYWGGVFSFVNGAVQFDQSMLTTSFLMRHKSSYDELVDSICNHVQLQKESVRLSLLLGYTFQGISQTTKIFNDDGIETMNYLAQVSETNFIAEIYVQWEAVNPVQHMSFINLLHDITQRNVVDTQDSDEDDEGNGQTTQEHHLMPAVDNIVGPSSQFLVGDNNNDGFDDSESCSTEESSESEEAPPSNDGTSDDEAVVNQHTELTLAQPRPIIPATHDDPDEDEELRDYMCPDYEDNPMDVWNTKVKHIRLGMYFKSKQEVDLAIREWNIRRGREIFVMDSKPTLYKVKCYTRNKNFKNPFPHAPLCEWRATASKQKHQHLWQITNWAPAHTCYSTVVRNNNRCLRSKDIAAHILPQIRTDIALKVKHIRTHIKQAMSVDVTYTNAWRGRRKAIERIYGTWESNFQELPKYVLRLQSRNPGTVVSWFHHPHSAPGHPTFKYVFWAFGPSIRAFHLCQPVISVDGTHLKGGYRGKLLVAVTKNANNYIMPVAYALVDEETVHSWCWFFQNLREYVTKDCNSRICVLLDRHAGIINAMENLLDWREPNAYHRYCLRHVRSNFSGRFKTKSLRKLCWMIGSTSQRRKYLWAVREMQMLNRGAWNYLNDIDKSKWTIVHDRGNRRWGNLTTNISESMNNVLREARLLPVKALIHYTFTKDVSEYARHAQMAHSCNTPLPPRIWSRFNKLHSVAMQHQVSVYDVREGRYAVVSREETNDDGGNEYTVEYGRSRCSCGKWQMLRFPCSHAIAVCAWRGEQPHDVTHSIFHTTTYQEQYSGHFFTLGHKDEWEEADWTIQGDPSRVTTHRGRVRSRRIQNEMDVNYHDEPQARRCSRCRETGHNRKTCGRR; this is encoded by the coding sequence ATGGATTCCTTTCGGCCATACCTCGTAAGACTATATTGGGGCGGTGTGTTTTCCTTTGTTAACGGGGCTGTTCAGTTTGACCAATCCATGCTAACAACCTCTTTCCTTATGCGACATAAATCGTCGTATGACGAATTGGTGGATTCAATCTGTAATCATGTTCAACTTCAGAAAGAATCAGTGCGCCTTTCATTGTTACTAGGGTACACGTTTCAGGGCATATCTCAGACAACAAAAATTTTCAACGATGATGGTATTGAAACAATGAACTATTTAGCCCAAGTATCGGAAACCAACTTCATTGCCGAGATCTATGTTCAGTGGGAGGCAGTCAATCCTGTCCAACACATGAGTTTCATAAACCTTCTGCATGACATTACACAACGTAATGTTGTTGACACCCAAGATTCTGATGAAGATGACGAGGGAAACGGGCAAACAACTCAAGAACACCACTTGATGCCTGCTGTTGATAACATAGTAGGTCCGTCCTCCCAGTTTCTGGTGGGTGACAACAATAATGACGGTTTTGATGATTCGGAAAGTTGCAGCACCGAAGAGAGTTCTGAAAGTGAAGAGGCACCACCATCCAACGATGGTACTTCTGACGACGAGGCTGTAGTCAACCAACACACTGAGTTGACCCTGGCTCAGCCGCGGCCTATCATTCCAGCGACACATGACGACCCAGACGAGGACGAGGAACTTAGGGATTACATGTGTCCGGATTATGAAGATAATCCAATGGACGTATGGAATACAAAAGTAAAACATATACGTCTCGGCATGTATTTCAAGTCAAAACAGGAGGTGGACCTTGCTATCCGAGAATGGAACATTCGCCGTGGAAGGGAAATTTTTGTGATGGATAGCAAACCAACTTTATACAAAGTTAAATGCTACACgagaaacaaaaattttaaaaacccttTCCCTCATGCTCCTTTGTGTGAATGGCGTGCAACGGCatcaaaacagaaacaccaacacCTTTGGCAAATTACCAACTGGGCGCCTGCCCACACTTGTTATTCCACGGTGGTACGCAACAACAACAGGTGCCTTAGATCTAAGGATATCGCTGCACACATCCTGCCACAAATTCGTACAGACATTGCGTTGAAGGTGAAACACATCAGGACGCATATAAAGCAAGCGATGTCTGTCGATGTTACGTATACGAACGCGTGGCGTGGACGAAGAAAGGCAATTGAGAGGATATATGGAACCTGGGAAAGCAACTTTCAGGAGCTGCCAAAGTACGTGTTACGGCTTCAGTCTCGAAACCCTGGTACGGTGGTTTCATGGTTTCATCACCCGCACTCGGCTCCAGGACATCCAACATTCAAATATGTTTTTTGGGCATTTGGTCCTTCTATTCGCGCGTTTCATCTTTGCCAGCCTGTCATCTCTGTGGACGGCACACACTTGAAAGGAGGGTACCGTGGTAAGTTGTTGGTTGCGGTAACCAAAAACGCCAACAACTACATAATGCCAGTGGCGTACGCGCTAGTTGACGAAGAGACGGTTCATAGTTGGTGTTGGTTTTTCCAAAATTTAAGAGAATACGTCACCAAAGACTGTAACAGTAGAATTTGTGTTCTATTAGACCGTCATGCCGGGATAATTAATGCGATGGAGAACCTTCTAGATTGGAGGGAACCAAACGCCTACCACCGTTATTGTCTTCGGCATGTCAGAAGCAATTTTAGTGGTAGGTTCAAGACCAAATCTCTTAGGAAGCTGTGTTGGATGATCGGGAGCACAAGTCAACGAAGAAAGTATCTTTGGGCTGTGAGGGAAATGCAGATGTTAAATCGGGGTGCTTGGAACTACCTGAACGACATCGACAAAAGCAAGTGGACTATTGTTCATGACCGCGGAAACCGTCGTTGGGGTAACCTTACGACGAACATATCTGAGTCTATGAATAATGTCTTACGGGAAGCAAGACTCTTGCCAGTAAAAGCCTTAATTCATTATACGTTCACGAAGGACGTATCAGAGTATGCTCGCCACGCGCAGATGGCCCACAGCTGCAATACCCCTCTACCCCCTCGAATTTGGTCTAGGTTTAACAAGTTGCATTCCGTAGCCATGCAACATCAAGTGTCCGTCTACGATGTTAGAGAAGGTCGTTACGCGGTGGTTTCAAGGGAAGAAACCAATGATGACGGTGGAAACGAGTACACCGTTGAATACGGACGCAGCCGGTGCTCATGCGGGAAATGGCAAATGCTTAGATTCCCTTGTTCCCATGCTATCGCAGTTTGCGCTTGGAGGGGTGAGCAACCACATGACGTTACCCACTCCATATTCCACACCACCACCTATCAGGAACAGTATAGCGGTCATTTTTTCACCCTGGGACACAAAGATGAGTGGGAAGAAGCGGACTGGACAATTCAAGGGGACCCTTCGAGGGTCACAACACATCGTGGCAGGGTTCGTTCAAGAAGAATTCAAAACGAGATGGATGTTAACTACCACGATGAACCCCAGGCACGTCGATGCAGCAGATGCAGAGAAACCGGGCACAACAGGAAGACCTGTGGCCGACGTTAA